From Bacillus marinisedimentorum, a single genomic window includes:
- a CDS encoding ferredoxin family protein, with amino-acid sequence MSEQKKVQSIEEKQYLVRFRADKESHLHILDHEVCRDCEDKACLSFCPGEVYKWEGDRMQVGYEGCHECGSCRIACPHDNIKWEYPKGGHGIVFRFA; translated from the coding sequence ATGAGTGAACAGAAAAAAGTTCAATCCATTGAAGAGAAACAGTATCTTGTCCGTTTCCGAGCCGATAAAGAGTCCCACCTTCATATCCTTGATCATGAAGTCTGCCGTGACTGTGAAGATAAGGCTTGCTTAAGTTTTTGCCCGGGTGAAGTGTACAAGTGGGAAGGGGACCGCATGCAGGTTGGCTATGAAGGCTGTCATGAGTGCGGAAGCTGCCGAATTGCATGCCCGCATGACAATATTAAGTGGGAGTATCCGAAAGGCGGACATGGCATCGTTTTCCGGTTTGCTTGA
- a CDS encoding FAD-dependent oxidoreductase — protein MPEKFDVIIVGAGPAGSSAAYKAAEAGLKVLLIERGEYPGAKNVMGGVLYRKQMEDIIPEFWKEAPLERPIVEQRAWLLDKGSVVTMGYKEEEWGQEPYNNFTIFRAQFDQWFAKKAVEKGAVLINETVVKEVLVENGKVIGVRTDRPDGDVHADIVILADGVNSLLAKQLGFHNELRSDQVALAAMEVLNLPKEKINERFNLEGDQGCTIELFGDATHGNLGTSFIYTNKESISIGVGTTLSSMTKQKLRPYQLLDYVKSHPMVKNLIEGAEPAEYLAHLIPEGGYKAMPKLAGNGVLVVGDAAHLVNGIHREGSNMAMASGLMAAETAIHAKEKGDFSESTLGVYSDRIYTSFIGDDLKKYKDVTHTFETHPYIKDYIPMINKAAHEFFTIDGKTKREKQGEVMKGFFAEKGKIKVLQDFYRAWRVLK, from the coding sequence ATGCCTGAAAAATTTGACGTCATCATTGTTGGTGCCGGACCGGCGGGATCTTCAGCCGCCTATAAAGCAGCTGAAGCGGGCCTTAAAGTGCTCTTAATCGAACGCGGTGAATATCCTGGCGCGAAAAATGTCATGGGCGGTGTCCTGTACCGCAAACAAATGGAAGATATTATTCCTGAATTTTGGAAAGAAGCTCCGCTTGAAAGACCGATTGTTGAACAGCGGGCATGGCTTCTCGATAAAGGCTCTGTCGTAACAATGGGCTACAAAGAAGAAGAGTGGGGTCAGGAACCGTACAACAACTTCACAATCTTCCGTGCCCAGTTCGACCAGTGGTTTGCAAAGAAGGCTGTAGAGAAGGGCGCAGTCCTTATCAATGAAACGGTCGTAAAAGAAGTGCTTGTTGAAAACGGAAAAGTCATCGGTGTCAGAACAGACAGGCCTGATGGCGATGTGCATGCTGATATCGTCATTCTGGCAGATGGTGTCAATTCCCTGCTGGCCAAGCAGCTTGGCTTCCATAATGAACTGCGGTCAGACCAGGTGGCGCTTGCAGCGATGGAAGTGCTTAATCTGCCAAAAGAAAAAATCAATGAACGTTTTAACCTTGAAGGGGACCAGGGCTGTACAATTGAACTGTTTGGCGATGCGACACACGGCAATCTCGGAACTTCCTTCATTTACACAAATAAAGAAAGCATCTCAATCGGAGTTGGTACTACACTGTCGAGCATGACGAAGCAAAAGTTGCGTCCTTATCAGCTCCTTGACTACGTAAAGAGCCATCCGATGGTGAAAAACTTGATTGAGGGAGCGGAACCGGCTGAGTACCTTGCCCACCTGATTCCGGAAGGCGGGTATAAGGCAATGCCGAAACTGGCAGGTAACGGTGTCCTTGTTGTCGGTGATGCTGCCCACCTTGTTAACGGAATACACCGAGAAGGATCCAACATGGCCATGGCATCAGGACTTATGGCTGCAGAAACTGCCATTCACGCCAAAGAAAAGGGCGACTTCAGCGAAAGCACGCTCGGTGTATACAGCGACAGAATTTACACAAGCTTCATCGGAGACGACTTGAAAAAGTATAAGGATGTTACCCATACATTCGAAACCCATCCATACATCAAGGACTATATCCCGATGATCAATAAAGCAGCACATGAATTTTTCACCATTGACGGTAAAACGAAGCGCGAAAAGCAAGGCGAAGTCATGAAAGGCTTCTTTGCAGAAAAAGGCAAAATCAAAGTGCTGCAGGACTTTTATCGTGCCTGGAGGGTGTTAAAATGA
- a CDS encoding electron transfer flavoprotein subunit alpha/FixB family protein, whose product MIEDYKGVWVFIEQNEGVIEGVSLELLGAGRDLADKLDVPLAGVFLGDGVTHLVPTLYEYGADEVYLIDDPILKHYRTEPYMQAVVNMAQKYKPEIFLYGATPNGKDLASAVATDLATGLTADTTMLDIDMDKRLLEASRPAFGGNIMATILCKKNRPQMATVRAKVMKALQPEPGREGRLIEETIDLKEEDIRIKVLEIIKNTAKKVNLDEADIIVAGGKGLGDEKSFQLIHEFADVIGATVGGTRDVVEAGLLTHDYQIGQTGETVTPKLYFAIGISGAIQHVVGMKNSEYIIAINKDPEAPIFDVATYGIVGDALEIMPKLIEGFRAALKEERSVQHA is encoded by the coding sequence ATGATTGAAGACTATAAAGGCGTCTGGGTTTTCATCGAACAAAACGAAGGTGTGATTGAAGGGGTTTCCCTTGAACTTCTCGGTGCAGGCCGTGACCTTGCTGATAAACTTGATGTGCCGCTGGCGGGCGTTTTCCTTGGTGACGGCGTCACGCACCTGGTGCCGACACTTTACGAGTATGGTGCTGATGAAGTTTATTTGATTGATGATCCAATTTTGAAGCATTACCGGACAGAGCCTTACATGCAGGCTGTTGTAAATATGGCACAGAAATATAAGCCGGAAATCTTTTTGTATGGGGCGACACCTAACGGGAAGGACCTTGCAAGTGCTGTCGCAACGGACCTCGCTACAGGATTGACAGCTGATACAACAATGCTTGATATCGACATGGATAAACGGCTGCTTGAAGCGAGCCGACCTGCCTTTGGCGGCAATATTATGGCGACCATCCTCTGCAAAAAGAACCGTCCTCAGATGGCAACGGTGCGCGCGAAGGTCATGAAAGCGCTCCAGCCGGAACCGGGCCGGGAAGGCAGGCTGATTGAGGAAACAATCGACTTGAAAGAAGAAGATATCAGGATAAAGGTGCTGGAAATCATCAAAAACACAGCCAAGAAGGTGAACCTTGATGAAGCGGATATTATCGTGGCTGGCGGCAAAGGCCTGGGCGACGAAAAAAGCTTCCAGCTTATCCATGAATTCGCCGATGTAATCGGAGCGACTGTCGGAGGCACCCGTGATGTCGTTGAGGCAGGATTACTGACACACGATTACCAAATTGGACAGACAGGTGAAACCGTAACACCGAAACTGTATTTCGCGATTGGGATTTCAGGTGCAATCCAGCACGTTGTCGGTATGAAAAACTCGGAATATATCATCGCTATCAATAAAGACCCTGAGGCACCGATTTTTGACGTGGCAACATATGGAATTGTCGGTGACGCCCTTGAAATCATGCCGAAACTAATCGAAGGTTTCCGGGCCGCCCTCAAGGAAGAAAGGAGTGTCCAGCATGCCTGA
- a CDS encoding electron transfer flavoprotein subunit beta/FixA family protein, with protein MHIVVCVKQVPDTKIIKINPKTNTLDRKSAPSILNPYDAHAVEEAVRLKEKHGGKVTVVSMGPPQADAVIKKSVEIGADDGYLISDRAFAGADTLATSYALYKAIEKIGKTEPVDLVLTGKHAIDGDTGQVGPGIARRLDIPPVTNIINIEEADSKAKNMVLRRKQADGGYERVEVKLPALLTIEKEINEISYSPFPNMLKAARYTPVVWSVNDLDDVDRTQLGLKGSPTIVGKMFSPPKPEGGKRIEGTPAEQADNLIALLLEEKGELFKRGAAQ; from the coding sequence ATGCATATTGTTGTTTGCGTAAAGCAAGTCCCGGACACAAAGATCATCAAAATCAACCCCAAAACCAATACCCTGGACAGAAAAAGCGCACCATCCATTTTAAATCCGTATGATGCCCATGCTGTTGAGGAGGCTGTACGCTTAAAGGAAAAACACGGCGGAAAAGTGACTGTTGTGTCAATGGGACCGCCGCAGGCAGATGCTGTCATTAAGAAAAGTGTCGAAATTGGTGCTGATGATGGGTATTTGATTTCCGACAGGGCGTTTGCGGGAGCTGATACTCTTGCCACAAGTTATGCGCTGTACAAGGCAATTGAAAAGATAGGGAAAACCGAACCTGTCGACCTCGTGCTCACTGGAAAACACGCGATAGACGGTGATACAGGACAGGTTGGGCCGGGTATTGCAAGAAGGCTGGATATCCCGCCTGTCACCAATATCATAAACATTGAAGAGGCTGATTCGAAAGCGAAGAATATGGTGCTTCGCAGGAAGCAGGCTGATGGCGGCTATGAGCGTGTTGAAGTAAAATTGCCGGCACTTTTGACGATTGAAAAAGAAATCAATGAAATCAGTTACTCTCCATTTCCAAATATGCTGAAAGCGGCAAGGTATACACCGGTTGTCTGGTCGGTGAATGACCTTGATGATGTCGATCGGACTCAACTGGGGCTGAAAGGTTCCCCGACAATTGTAGGTAAAATGTTCTCGCCGCCGAAACCTGAAGGCGGAAAACGGATCGAAGGGACACCGGCAGAGCAGGCAGACAATTTGATCGCTCTCTTGCTGGAGGAAAAAGGTGAGTTGTTCAAAAGGGGGGCAGCACAATGA
- a CDS encoding ZIP family metal transporter, producing MISWLEGLAPIYQALLGTLFSWGLTALGAALVFVKKEMNQKFLDGMLGFAAGVMIAASFWSLLAPGIEMAEKSGVPAWIPAAVGFLAGGGFLALTNKFMPHLHPYNLMGIPEGINPDKKRRSTLLFLAVTLHNIPEGLAVGVAFGAAAMGDPSASVAGAAALALGIGIQNFPEGTAVAMPLRREGLSRTKSFMFGQFSAIVEPIAAVIGVIAVSFVEPLLPYALSFAAGAMIFVVAEEVIPGSQENGNKDFAAMMVMIGFTVMMILDVALG from the coding sequence ATGATCAGTTGGTTAGAAGGGCTGGCACCTATTTACCAGGCACTGCTTGGGACTTTATTTTCCTGGGGGCTTACTGCTCTCGGTGCAGCCCTGGTTTTTGTCAAAAAAGAAATGAACCAGAAGTTTTTGGATGGCATGCTCGGTTTCGCAGCAGGGGTCATGATAGCGGCCAGCTTCTGGTCACTTCTTGCACCAGGAATCGAGATGGCAGAAAAAAGCGGGGTTCCCGCCTGGATTCCGGCTGCGGTGGGTTTTTTGGCAGGAGGAGGCTTTCTGGCCCTTACAAACAAATTTATGCCCCACCTGCACCCATATAATCTAATGGGCATCCCGGAAGGAATCAATCCGGACAAGAAACGGCGCAGCACCCTTCTGTTTCTGGCCGTTACACTTCATAACATTCCCGAGGGCCTTGCAGTCGGAGTCGCATTCGGTGCTGCGGCAATGGGTGATCCAAGTGCATCAGTTGCCGGTGCAGCAGCACTGGCACTCGGTATCGGCATCCAAAATTTTCCGGAAGGAACAGCAGTTGCAATGCCGCTTAGGCGTGAAGGTCTAAGCCGTACAAAATCATTTATGTTCGGCCAGTTTTCAGCAATTGTTGAACCTATTGCGGCGGTGATTGGCGTCATTGCGGTGTCATTTGTAGAGCCGCTTTTACCGTATGCATTGAGCTTTGCTGCTGGTGCTATGATTTTCGTAGTAGCCGAGGAAGTGATTCCCGGTTCCCAGGAAAACGGCAATAAAGACTTTGCTGCCATGATGGTGATGATCGGTTTCACTGTGATGATGATTCTCGATGTCGCATTGGGCTGA